The window TGCTGGACCTCATCGCGGCGGGGGAGGTCGCGGCCTCCCCCGCGATCTTCCGCAACCATGTCATCGTCGCGGTCGAGAAGGGCGCGCCGGTCGACTGGGTGCCGCTCGACCTCGTGCCGACCAACGTCGGCGGCGCGGCGATCGCGGCCCAGCCGCCGCACCCGCACGCTGCGCTCCTGTTTGCGGATTTTCTGCTCGGACCGGACGGCCAGGGCCTGCTGGAAAAATACCACTACGGAAACGCCGCCCGGAATTACGGCTTCAAGCGCTGGCGTCCGGAGCACGGATCGACCACCGAAAAATACGAGAAGGATTTGCTGAGTTGGGAAAAGCTGGTTCGCGAGATCACGCGCAGATAAGCGTCTCGGGCTGGGCCGCGCCGCGCTTGCCGGCGCTCAATCCGACGCACCTTTTGTTTGCCTTCACCGGGCTCGCGCTGGCGTACCTGGTACTGCCCCCGTTCTTTTTCATCCTTCATACCAGCGTCGTCGTCGACCGCGGGCTTCGGGCCGGGAGTTTCACCTTCCAGCATTTCGCCAGCATCGTCGAATCCCTCGACGACGTCCGGACCCTGCTCGCAAACTCTCTGACCTTTTCGGTCGGAAGCGCGGCCGTGGCGCTCGCCTACGGAACGATGCTTGCCTGGCTCGCCGAGCGCTCGAACGCGCCTTTTCGCACCCTCGCCTACGTCTCGGCTTACATCTCGTTCGCCATTCCCGGAATCATCAAGGTGGTCGGCTGGATCATGCTGCTCGGCCCCAAGGCCGGGATCCTGAACGCGGCGCTCGCTGCTCTCACCGGCCGACCGTTGCTCAACATCTTCTCGATGTCCGGGATGGTCCTGATCGAGAGCTTTCTATGGATTCCGGTGGTCTTCCTGTTGATGTCCACCCCCTTCCGCTCCATGGATCCCGCGCTGGAGGAGGCGGCGGCGGCGGCCGGAAGCAGCGGCTGGCAGGTCTTTCGCCGGGTGACGTTTCCCCTGGCCCTGCCGAGCGTGCTGGCCGTCCTGCTGCTGACGTTCATCCGTTCGCTCGAAGCGTTCGAGATCCCGGCCCTCGTGGGCATCCCGGCGGGTATCGAGGTGCTGACGACCAAGATCTATCTCCAGATCCGCGGCGGCCTCATTCCCAAATACGGCGAGGCGAGCGCGTATTCGACCATCCTGATCGCCCTGGTGGCGCTGGGGCTCTATCCCTACTACCGCGTCACCAGCAAGTCGTACAAATTCACAACGATCAGCGGCAAGGCCTACCGCCCTCATCGTGTCGACCTCGGACGATGGCGCTGGCTGGGCGGCTGCCTGATGCTCGTGCTGCCATTGCTCCAGTGCCTGCCGGTGGCCGCGATCGCCTGGTCCTCGCTTTTGCCCTTCGCCCAGGCGCCGTCGTGGCGGGCGCTCTCGCTCGTCAGCCTCAACAACTATCGCACGGCCTTCTCGGACAGCGGCATCGTGGGCTCCGTCTTCAACAGCCTCACGGTCAGCGTGGCTTCGGCGACCGTCGCGATCGCGCTCACGTTCGTGGCCGCCTGGTTCATCGTGCGCGCGTCGTTGAAAGCGCGCTGGCTGCTCGATCAGATGGCGATGCTGCCGCTGGTATTCCCCGGAATCGTGATGGGCATCGCCATCCTCAAGATGTACCTCGCGCTTCCGATCCCCGTGTACGGAACCATATGGATCCTGGTCCTGGCGTTCATCGCGCGTTATCTTCCCTACGGCATCCGTTTCAGCCATTCGGCGCTGTTGAGCGTGCATCGCGAGCTCGAAGAAGGGGCGATGGCGAGCGGCGCGACCTGGTTCCAGATGGTTCGGCATGTCCTGGTCCCGCTGGTCATGCCGGCCTTGCTCGCCGGCTGGATCTACATCTTTCTCATCACTTTCCGGGAGCTTTCCATCGCGCTGCTGCTCTATTCTCCTGGCTCGCAGGTGGTCGCGGTGAAGATCTGGGAGCTCTGGGACAATGGCCACGTCGGCGAGCTTGCGGCGTTCAGCCTGGTCATCACCGCCGGGACCGTGCTCGTGGGATCGTTTTTCGTCAAGCTCGCGCAGCGCCAGGGCCTGCAGGATTGAGCCGGGGACCGGCGCCGCTCCGGCGATTGCGCCGGAGCGCGAACGAAGTCCGAGCAATATCTCGAATTGAGGAGAGCGCATGACCGACAGCCAACTCGTTTTGCAAAGGCTCGACGAAACTTCCGGTGTCGCGTGGCTGACGCTGAACCGCCCGGAGAAGAAAAACGCGCTGAGCATCGCCCTGTTGAGCGAGCTCGGAGCGGCTTTGCGCGACTTGCGCGAAAATCCGGCGATCCGCTGCATCGTCACGACGGGAGCCGGAGACTGCTACTCCTCCGGGCGCGACCTCTACGACATGCGAAACCAGGACAATCGCCGGCGGAGCCGGGGCGTGGGGGGTGTGGCCGAGATCGTAGCGCTGATGCGCAGCTGCCCCCAGATCACGATCGCGGCCGTCCGGGGCTGGTGTCTGGGAGGCGGTCTGGCGCTCGTCAACGGCCACGACCTGGTCGTCAGCGCGGAGACGGCGAAGTACGGCATGCCGGAGATCATCCGGGGAAGCTACGGCGCGACGGCCACGCCGACGCTGTTCCACGCCGGCATACCGTTGAAGAAGGCCTTTTACATTTCCCTTACCGGGAGAAACCTGTCGGCGGGCGAAGCCGAGCGAATCGGACTGGTCTCGCAGGTGGTTCCCGACGGGGAACTCACGGCTTCGGTCGAAACGCTCGCGCGGGAGATCGCCAGCCGCAACGCGGCGGCGCTGGAGCACGCCAAGATCGCCGCTTACATGATGAAGGACATGAACTTCGAAACGGCGCTCAGAACCGACGACCTCGTCGCCCACCGCCTGCGTTACTATACCAATCCGCTGAGCGACGTCGAAGGCTACCTGCAGTCGCAAAAAGGGGGCGGAAACGCCCGCTACGTAAAGCCGGAAAAAAAGTAATCGGGATTCCTCGACCGAATGTCGTTCCCGGCGCTCGGTTTCGCGGCCGCGCCGTCCGTGAGGTAGCCGTCAGCGCAGCACCTCTCGCGCCGTCAGGTCGGCGATCTGCTCCCTCGACAGGCCGAGAATCCCGCCCAAAACCGCCTCGTTGTCTTCGCCCGCCCGGTGAGCGAACTCCTCGCGGCGGGCCTGCACGCCGTGCAATCGCACGGTCGGGCCGGTCCGGGTGATCCAGCCGGTCTCCGGGTGATACACCTCTCGCGTGAAGCCGCGCTCGCGCAGGTGAGGGTCCCGGTAAAGATCTTCGCCGCTTTGCACCACGCCGGCCGCGATCCCCGCGCGCTGCAACTTGATCATGACCTGGTGAGGCGTGTGCCGGATCGTCCAGGACTCCACCAGGGCATCGAGCTCCTTTCGGTTGGCGAGGCGGGCGGCCACGCAGCTGAAGCGCGGATCGCTCTCCCATTGAGGCTCGCCGGCGATGCCACAGAAGCGCGCCCATTGCTCGTCCGTTTCGATCGAGATCACGCACCAGCGGTCCTCGCCTCTGCAACGATAGCATCCGTGGGGGGCCGCAAGCGCAGAGGCGTTGCCCCGGGGCTCCGGCTCCCTGCCGCCGATCAACCATTCGAGATAGGCCGGCGCGAGCATCGAGGCGGCGGTCTCCGCCTGTGAAATGTCGATGTGCTGTCCTTTGCCGGTACGAGCGCGGTAGTGCAGTGCGGCAAGGATCGCGAGCGCGCCGAAGGAAGGCGCGAGATAATCCGGAAACGCGGTCTGGGAGGCGGCTCCCGGCCGTTCCACCTCCGGGTCACGCCACAGATAGGTCATGCCCGAGAACGCCATCAGGATCGGGCCGAAGCTCAGGAAGTCCCGCCGCGGTCCGGTGTGACCGAAGGCCTGCAAGCTGGCCAGAATGACGTCCCGCCGAATCTCCTTCATACGGGGATAGTCGAGCCCCCAGCTCGCCAGCACGCGGGCGCTGAAGTTCTCAACGACCACGTCGCAGCGTTCGATCAACCGCCTGGCCAGCGCTGCCCCTTCCGGGTGTTTCATGTCGAGCGCGATCCTCTTGCGGTTCCGGTTGCCCTCGAGATCGGAGGCGAGCTGAAATACCGGGCCGCGTTGCGGGCTTCGAGCGGCTCGACCCGGCTCGATGGCGATGACCTCGGCCCCGTGCTCGGCCAGCAGCCCGGCCAGCGCCGGGCCGACGATGCCCGTCGGAAAGCTGAGCACCCGCACGCCGGCGAACGGCCGAGCGTCGCTGTCACGCCCGGCGGCCGCGAGCCAGGCCGAAGGTCGCGCCAGGTGCTTATCGATCTCGGCTTGATGCTCTCCCAGAATCGGCGCCGGGCGTTCTATCCGGCAGGGGCTTTCCGAGAAACGATAGGGATCTCCCGGAAAGCCGTGCCGCCCGAGATGCGGATGGTTGAGCTCGACGACATAGCCGCGGTGCTTCGTTTGCTTGTCCTCAAGGAAGGCTCGTGGCGAATGGACCGGCGCGGCGGCCAGGCGCCGGGATTGCAATTCCTCGAACAGGCCGTCGACGGTAAAATCGGCCGTGCGCGACTCGATCATTCGGTCGAGCAGCGATCGCAGGGGAAAGCGGTTTTGAACGTCGTCGTACTTGGGATCGGCCAGCTCCGGCGGGTTTCCCAGCCATTCGACCAGCCGCCGCCAGTGGTCTGCCTGGTTGCAAAAGATACGAACGTAGCCGTCCCGACAGCGGTAGGTGTCGGCCACGGTGGTCGGCTGGCGGTGGCCGGTCCGGCCGACGATCTCTCCCGTGGCGCTGTAACGAGTCGCCAGCCTGAGAAAGGGATCGCCCGCCAGCACGTCCTGGAGCGAGACCTCGACGAGCTCGCCGAGACCGGTGGCCCGCCGGTTGTAGAGCGCGACCAGCGTGCCGAACGCCGCGTGAACCGACCCCAGGAAGAAAGCGATCTCCGAAGGACCCATGAGCGGCGGCCGCTCCGGATGTCCGCAGACGCTCATCAATCCGCCCATGGCGAACGCGACGATGCCGGGAGCCTCGAAATCGCGGTACGGCCCCGAAAGACCGAAGCCGGTGATCGACGTCAGGACCAGAGCGGGATTGATGGACCGGAGCTCTTCAATTCCGAGACCCAGCCGCTCCAGCCAGGCGAGGCCGCGATCCTCGATCACGACGTCGGCGTGGCGCACCAGGCCGCGGAAGGTCCGGCGCCCGTCTTCGCGCTCGAGATCGACGACGACGCTGCGCTTGTTCGTGTGGCAGGCGGCGAAGGCGAGGCTTTTCTCGGGATGCGGATCGCCGTCCTTGAAGGGCCCTTCGTGCCGCGCCGGAGCCCCGTCCGGAGGTTCGATGAGAACGACCTCCGCTCCCAGATTCGCAAGCAGCCTGCCGCAGTAGCCGCCGCGGCGCCCGGTCAGATCGAGAATCCGCAGGCCTGAAAGCGCGCTTTTTTCACCGTTGGCGTCGGTTCCCGGGGGCATGCTGGAGGGCTGACTATACCACGGCGGCCGTGAAAGCCAAAGCCGCGAGACCGTGGCGCGCTGGCGAAAAGGGGAAATTTGTGTTTTAAAAAACGTTAGTCCTCCCGATGGCAAAGAGAATCAGACCGGCCTCGCCGGCACATCCCCACCTGACGATCCTGGAAGACATCAGCACCCTGATCAGTCATTCCCAGGATCTCCAGGAGACGCTGCAGAACATCGTCAAGATCGTCGCGGAGCGGATGGAAACCGAAGTTTGCTCGATCTACATCCTCGATCAGCAGAGGCAGCGCCTCACGCTCCGCGCCACCATGGGTCTCGATCCCGAATCGGTCGGCAAGGTATCGATGGCCGTCGGCGAGGGGCTTACCGGCCTGGTGATCGAGCGAATGAAGCCTGTCATGGTGGTCGACGCCCTCGCGCACCCGCGCTACAAGTACTTCCCGGAAACCGGCGAGGAGCGGTTCCACTCGTTCCTGGGCGTCCCGCTGATCGAGAACAAGCTCCCGCTCGGCGTCCTGGTCGTTCAAACCTCGCGGCGAAGGCAGTTTTCGGTCGACGAGATCCGGCTGTTGCGAACGATCTCGGCCCAGGCTTCGAGCATCATCGTCCAGGCCCGGTTGCTCGAATCGCTGCGAGACAAGGAGCGCGAGCGCAAGGACTTCCAGAAGCGCATGGAGGAAGCCATGCGCAAGCTGCGCTCGTACGAGGGACGGCGCCGCGAGCGGGCCTGGCGAGCGGGCCACCGCTGGCGCGGAAGGCTGACCGGGGTGGCGGCCTCTCCGGGCTTCGGGCGAGGCAAAGCCTACGTGCTGCGGCCGCGCATGGAGCTCTCCGCGATCAAGAAACAAAAAAGCAGGAATCCCGAGCGCGAGATGGAGCGGTTTCGCAGCGCGGTCGAGCGCGCCATCGAGCAGATCAACCTGGTCAAACAGCGGATGACCAGCCTCATTTCCAAGGAAGAGGGCGCGATCTTCGACGTCTACCGGCTGATCCTCGAAGACCCGGCAATCATTCAGCAGATCGAGAGCCTGATCCGGCGCCGCGGTTACGTCGCCGAGTATGCGGTCCGTTGCGTTTTCGAGCGGTATCTGGAATCGATCGCCAGGATCGAGGACGACTACCTGCGGGAGAGAAGCGCCGACGTCAAGGACGCCGCGCAGCGTTTGCTGGAGAACCTGACGGGCGCGACCGACCACCGGCCGGAGCTCCCCGAGGACACGATTCTGGTCGCCGAGAATCTCTCGCCGGCCGATCTAAGCCTGTTCGAGCGGGACCGTTTTCGCGGCATCCTCCTGGCGACCGGCGGGGTCACCACGCACGCTTCCATCCTGGCCAAGTCCTTCGAGATCCCCTGCGTGGTGGCGGTCGAGGGGTTGATGGAGACCGTGCGCGACGGAGACTTCGTGATCGTCGACGGGAACTCCGGCGTCGCCTACATCAATCCCAATCCCGAGGTCGTGCGCGAGTACGAACGACTGGAGCGCGATTATCTCGCCTTGAACCGGGAGCTGAGCGGGCTCAAGGACGAACCGGCGGAGACCCTCGACGGTCACCGGGTGGCTCTGTATGCCAATATCGGGCTGCTCAGCGACATCGCCTTCGCGCATCTTCACGGCGCCCAGGGCGTGGGGCTGTATCGCACGGAAATCCCCTTCCTGGCGCACCGCGACTTCCCCAGCGAGGAAGAGCAATACTCGCTCTACAAGAAGGTCGTCGAAGGGATGGCCGGAAAACCGGTGACCATCCGCACGCTGGACGTCGGGGCCGACAAGTACCCTTCCTACATCCGCGGCGTCGGCCCTCCCGAGCCGAATCCCTTTCTCGGCTGGCGCTCGATTCGCATCTCGCTCGACTTCGTGGAGGTCTTCAAGACCCAGCTCCGGGCGATTTTGAGGGCGGCCGCGCTCGGCCGGGTTCGCCTGCTGATCCCGATGATCTCCAGCCTGGAAGAAATCCTCAAGGTGAAGGAGCTCCTGGCCGAGGCCAAACAGGAGCTCGCCGCGGAAGGAACGCCCTTCGACCCCCAGATGGAAGTCGGGATCATGGTGGAGGTTCCCGCCGCCGTACAGCTGGTGGACCGGTTCCTGCGGGAAGTCGATTTCCTGAGCATCGGTACCAACGACCTGATCCAGTACATGCTTGCGGTGGATCGCAGCAATCGAAAAGTGGCGAACCTCTACGAGCCGCTGCATCCCGCGGTCCTGGCGGCCCTGATGACGACGATCGAGGCGGGCAAGCGGGCGGGCAAGCGTGTTGCGATGTGCGGCGAGATGGCGGGAGACCCCTTGTGCGCTTTGCTGCTGCTCGGAATGGGCCTGGAAGAGTTCAGCATGGGCTCGCTCTACGTTCCGGTGATCAAGAAGACGATCCGGTCGGTGACCTATCAAGCGGCGAAAGCGGCGGCCCAGATCGTCCTCCAGATGGATACGGTGGGGGAGATCAAGAGATTTCTCTTCGAGCAGATGCGGGAGCTCGGCATGGTCGAGCTCCTCGAGATGTACCATTGAGCGGAGCGGCCCCTTCGGCGGCGGTTGACTTATCTCCAAAAACCGCTATGATGCAGGATTCGAACGATCGTTCGAATCCTGAAGACCTCCGGAAAGGACGCAGCGGATGATAAAAATCTCCACTTTCGAGGACTGGATCGATTATTTCCGCCAGTGGCAGAAGGATATCGGCTATGACCCGGCGCTCCTCGGCGATTACAAATTCGAGACCAAGCTCGGGGACCTTCACTCGCCGGAAGTCGAGTTCGGCGATTTCAAGGGGCAGCGCAAGTGGGAACGGGTCGGCGAGATCCCGAACCAGTCGATCCGGGACGCGCTCATGAACCTGATCGTCTACCAGGGCGACACGGAGTTCGCGTCGGTCGAGCAGCAGAAAAACCTCCTCGACACCGCACCCACCGATTACGATCGCCAGGCGCTCATCCGCGTCAACAGCGAAGAGATGCGTCACGGCTGGCAGATGTGCTACCTGCTGGTGAACTATTTCGGCGACTCCGGAAAGCTGGAGGCGCGAAAGCTGCTTGAGCGGCGCGCCTTTCGCGGGGACCGGCTGCTCGGCTCCTTCAACGCGCCGGTGCGCAACTGGCTGGACTTCTTCACCTACACCGAATTCGTCGATCGCGACGGCAAGTACCAGCTGACCATGCTGAGCCACTCGTCCTTCGCCCCCCTCGCCCGGAGCGTCACGGCGATGCTCAAGGAAGAGTTTTTCCACATGTTCACCGGTCACACCGGGCTCACGCGGATTCTGCGCGCGGGCAGGATTCCCGTGCCGATCGTCCAGAAATACTTCAACAAGTGGCTGTCGACCGCCTACGACCTCTTCGGCACCGACCATTCATCGTCCGCCCACTGGGCGTACGTCTGGGGGCTGAAAGGAAGGATGGACGAGCACGAAACGGCGGAGCCGGCGCAAAAGGAGAAGCTGAACGACCTGGCCCGCGACCATTACCTGCGTGAGTGTGCCAAGCTCATCGACCAGCTGAACCAGCTGGTTCCCGAGGGACAACCCAGGCTGTACGCCCCCGATCTGAAGTTCCATCGATCGATCGGCGAGCACGCGGGCAAGCCCTACAGCGTCCGGGGCGAGCTGCTTTCCGCCGACGCCTACCGGAGCCACCTCGCGGAGGTGCTGCCAACGGACGAGGACGAGGCGGTGCTGAGCGAAATCATGAAGCGCAAGGACTGGGTGCAGCAGATGCAGCTGAACTAGCCTGGTCCCGCACTGCGAGGACGGGCGCCCGCCGACGCTTGGCTGAGGAGACGTTCGTGAGCAGGATCTGCCTGGTGTGTCAAAATATCGACTGCAAATCCCGCGGCTCGGAAAAGCTCATGGCGGAGCTGCAAAAGCGGATCGAGGCCAAGGGGATCACCGACGTCGAGGTAAAGCCCTACATGTGCTTCGGAGCCTGTCAGGACGGTCCTAACATCGTTCTCTATCCGGAAAAGAGCTGGTACGCCCGGGTGCGCGTCGAGGACCTCGACGAGATCATCGCGCACCTGGCGGGCGGCCCGCACGTCGGGCGGCTTGACACCATCGACTCCTCTCTCAAAGAGCTCATCTATCAGCTCCTGGACACTGGAATCGTCTAGCTCATGAAGGGCGTTCTCTTTCCGCGCGGTGTGGTGGAGGGTCGGGAAGATCTCGGCCGCTACCGCGATCGCGGGGGCTACCAGGCGTTGGAGAAAGCGCTGCGCGCCGACCCCGAGGACCTCGTGCGCGAGGTCACCGAGGCGGGCCTCCGCGGGCGCGGGGGCGCCGGTTTTCCGACGGGGAAGAAATGGGCTCTCACGCGCGAGGCCGCTGGCTCTTCCCGCTTCCTGGTGGTCAACGGCGGTGAAGACGAGCCGGGGAGCAAGAAGGACCGCCTCTTGCTGGAGCTCCTCCCGCACCTGGTCATCGAGGGTGCCGCCATCGCCGCTTACGCGGTCGGCGCCTCCAAGGCTTACCTCTATATCAACGCGAACTATACGGAAGCGATTCGCAGCGTCGAGGGCGCGCTGACGGAGGCACGGTCTGCAGGCTACTGGGGCGCCGGCGTGTGCGGAACCAGCTTTTCCCTCGATTTCGAGATCACGCGCGCGCCGCGCAACTACGTCGCCGGGGAGGACACCGCAGCCCTGGAAGTCATCGAGGGCAAGAAGCCCCTGCCCCGACAAAAGCCACCGTATCCCGTCACCGTCGGTCTCTTCGGACAGCCCACCGCCGTCAACAACGTAGAGACCATCGCCAACGTCGCGCCCATCGTGTTGAACGGAGCCACCTGGTATCGCAGCTTCGGGACGGCGGAAAGCCCCGGGACCATGATCTTTTCACTGAACGACGACGTCAATCGGCCCGGAATCTACGAGCTTCCGTTCGGCACCCCGCTGCGCTACCTCATCGAAGAGTGCGGCGGCGGCGTCAGGGGAGGAAAGAAGCTCAAAGCGATCATGCCCGCCGCTCCCTCTTCGGCCTATCTTCCGGCGGAAAAAATCGACACGCCGCTGGACCCAGGTTCGATGCGCGAGGCCGGCTCCAGCCTGGGGTGCGGCGTCGTCCATCTGGTGCCCGAGGACGCCTGCATGGTCGAGGAGGTTCTGAAGGTCTCGGAGTTCTTTACCGCCGAATCGTGCGGGCAGTGCCCGGCCTGCCGGATGGAGACCAACACCCTCACGGCGCTGCTCAAGAAGGTACAACAGGGACAGGGCGGAGCCGCGATCCTCGATCAGTTCGGCAAGGTGATCGCGTTCAACAAGGGCAAGGGCTTTTGCAACCTGATCGCCATGCCGGGCCCGCCCATCGAGAGCGCGCTCAGGCTGTTTCACGCGGACTTCGACGCCCATCTCGCCACCGGCCGCTGTCCCGCTTCGGCGTAAAGCGGCCGATCACTTCCGCAACTCGCCTCTTCGGTTGACGCCCCGCAGCGCCCACTGGTACTATCCTCGCCGCCGTCCCGGCACGGCAGGAATCATCCCAGGGCAGGCGAGAATGAGACCCGCACCGATCCGCTGGCCCGGCAATGCCAAGATTGCCGTGAGCTTCTTCGTCGCCTTCGAATCGTTCATCCACCACTCGCAGTACCGCCGCGGGGGCGACCGGCCGGACTATGCCTCCCTCGCCTACGGTGAGTACGGCGGCAAGGCGGGCATCTGGCGCATCCTCGAAACACTCGGCCGCCACGGTGTCAAGGGAACGATCGACACCAACGGCCTCGCCGCCGAAAAATATCCGGACGCCGCCCGCGAGCTTGCGCGCGGCGGTCATGAGCTGGTCGGCCACGGCTGGGCGAACGACATCTATCTCACCTCGCTCGAGCCGGCCGAGGAAAGGGAAGTCATCCATCGGACGCTGGAAACCATTGCGGCGGTCACCGGCTGCCGCCCGGTGGGCTGGGTCAGTCCGGGGCACCGCATCAACGAACACACCTTCGATCACCTCGTCGAGGCGGGGATTCACTGGACCGGCGATCTCCCCGGCCCGGATGTTCCCGAGCACCGGTTGATCCGCGGCAAACCTCTGGTCGTCATGCCCCGCCTGGATTACGCCAACGACCATTCCATGATCTTCCAGCCGAAGAACCCCCCGCGCTATTATTTCGAAAGCTTCAAGACCGCCTTCGACCGCCTGTACGCCGAGGGCGAGACGGGATCGCCGAAGCTGATCGACGCGCTCGTTCACGCCCACATCGGCGGAAGACCCCATATCATCGGCGTCTTCGAGGAATGCATCGCCTACGCCAAGAGCTTCAGCGACGTGTGGTTCTGCACCAAGGGCGAGATCGCGCGGTGGTATCTCGACAACTACGTCCTGCGGGACTCGACCGGAGGAAACCCGCAATGATCCGGCCGTCCGAAGTCGCCGATTTCCTTCTTCGCGGCCTTGAGTCCGAGGAGCTGTTGCTCCGGTTCACGTGGGAGCAGTGGCTCGCTCTGGAAGCGCCGTACGAGAGCGGCGATTTCCGGATGCAGGAAGCGACCGCCCGCTACCGGCGTAACGGCTACGACTGGGACATCCACGGGACGCTCTATCTCCCGGCGAAAGACCGTGATCCCGGGCGGGCTTTCGTCTTCTTTCACGGCGGTGCGGGAAGCGAGAAGATCATGGATCTCACGCCGGACGGACGGCCCGGGCTGGCGCGCGTGGTCGCGGCGCAAGGCTTCAAGGTGCTGGCGCTCACTTATCCCGGCCACTACCCTCCCGGCGGCGTATGGAAGGTCCCCGTCTCCGAAAGAATGCCGGTCTACCTGCTCGACCGCGAGCTCCCGGTCGAGGAAATCCTCGACCGCAACCTCAAATGCACGTTCAACACGATTCTCCAAGGTGCGGCCAGCCTCGCCGACCGCCATCTCGCCGGCTGCGAAATCCTCGCGTTCGGCCATTCGACCGGCGGGCCGATGGCGGCCCATCTCCAGAGATTTCTCAGGCGGGCGCGGGTCATCGGCCTCGTCGGCTTCGGTAGCGGGGGGCCCGACGGGTGGCGTCTGGAATGGAGAAACCGAACGGGAGCGGAAAAGTACGTCGAAAAGCCGCTCGACCATGTCTCCAGGCGCTCGCCCGACTCGTTCCGCGAGTCAGGCTACGTCGATCCTCCCGATCTCACCCCGTGGGGCGGCGCGGACGATTACATCCGGCTGGTGAGCCCGCTGCGTTCCCAGATGAAGACCAGTCTTTGCGACAACCAGCATAACGCGGCGGTCGGGATCCTCGAAGAGTATCCGAAAAGAACCGGCCTGCCGCGCGAGGAGTATTTCGACCACCTCCAGGAGCCCGATCCGGACTGGCTGCGCACCATCCGGGTTCTCCTCGCGGTCGGCGAGAACGACAAGGGCCATTGGGTCAAGGGAGACCGCCTGGAGCACAAGAGGGAGATGTTCATGGGCGAGAAGTACGCGGCGAAAACCCGCGGCGCGCACGTCGTCTTGATTCCGAGGTACGGCCACGTCGGGTACGCCGAGCTGCACAACGAGAAGATCGCTTACCTGTGGCTCTGGGCTCACCGGTCCGGCTACTTCGAGCCGCGCTGAGTTCCTGCTCGGGCGGCCGGCGATTCCCGGCCGTCGAGGATCCTTTCAGGCCTCGGTGTAGTACTTTCGCGCCCACGCGGCGACATCACCGCGCCGCGCGAACCACACGTCGCGGTGGCTTCTGGCGTAACGGAGGATCTGCTCGAAGGTATCAATCAGAGGAATCCGCCCGCTCAGGTAGGCGTGGGTGATGACGTTCATCATCGTCGGATTCCGGTCGCCGATCCGGTAGCGGTAGTCGAACTCGTCCTTGAATTTCTCGAAGAAGTCGTGACGCGTCCCGTGCTCCTCGATGCGGTGGTCGTTGATCGTGTACTGGTGCGGGATCATGATGAGCAGCCTGCCGCCGACGTGGATCGGGTAGGGCATTTCGTCGTCGTGATAGTCGCAGTTGTAGAGCAGGCCCGCCTCGGCGTTGAGCTCCAGGGTGTGGTCGGTCGAGCGCACGCCGGGAGACGACCAGCCGGTCGGCATCTCCCCCGTGGTTTCCCTGATCTTTTCCACCGTCCTGCGGATGTTCTCGCGCTCCTGCTCGCGAGTCAGCATGTAGAGATACTCCCCCTGATCCCAGCCGTGGGCGACCATCTCGTGCCCGCGCCGATGCGCTTCCCTGACCAGCTCCGGATAGTACTCGCACGTCAGGCCGTTGATCGGCATGCTCGCCCGG is drawn from Candidatus Zixiibacteriota bacterium and contains these coding sequences:
- a CDS encoding (2Fe-2S) ferredoxin domain-containing protein, giving the protein MSRICLVCQNIDCKSRGSEKLMAELQKRIEAKGITDVEVKPYMCFGACQDGPNIVLYPEKSWYARVRVEDLDEIIAHLAGGPHVGRLDTIDSSLKELIYQLLDTGIV
- a CDS encoding Phenylacetic acid catabolic protein — its product is MIKISTFEDWIDYFRQWQKDIGYDPALLGDYKFETKLGDLHSPEVEFGDFKGQRKWERVGEIPNQSIRDALMNLIVYQGDTEFASVEQQKNLLDTAPTDYDRQALIRVNSEEMRHGWQMCYLLVNYFGDSGKLEARKLLERRAFRGDRLLGSFNAPVRNWLDFFTYTEFVDRDGKYQLTMLSHSSFAPLARSVTAMLKEEFFHMFTGHTGLTRILRAGRIPVPIVQKYFNKWLSTAYDLFGTDHSSSAHWAYVWGLKGRMDEHETAEPAQKEKLNDLARDHYLRECAKLIDQLNQLVPEGQPRLYAPDLKFHRSIGEHAGKPYSVRGELLSADAYRSHLAEVLPTDEDEAVLSEIMKRKDWVQQMQLN
- a CDS encoding polysaccharide deacetylase family protein — its product is MRPAPIRWPGNAKIAVSFFVAFESFIHHSQYRRGGDRPDYASLAYGEYGGKAGIWRILETLGRHGVKGTIDTNGLAAEKYPDAARELARGGHELVGHGWANDIYLTSLEPAEEREVIHRTLETIAAVTGCRPVGWVSPGHRINEHTFDHLVEAGIHWTGDLPGPDVPEHRLIRGKPLVVMPRLDYANDHSMIFQPKNPPRYYFESFKTAFDRLYAEGETGSPKLIDALVHAHIGGRPHIIGVFEECIAYAKSFSDVWFCTKGEIARWYLDNYVLRDSTGGNPQ
- a CDS encoding NADH-ubiquinone oxidoreductase-F iron-sulfur binding region domain-containing protein, whose product is MKGVLFPRGVVEGREDLGRYRDRGGYQALEKALRADPEDLVREVTEAGLRGRGGAGFPTGKKWALTREAAGSSRFLVVNGGEDEPGSKKDRLLLELLPHLVIEGAAIAAYAVGASKAYLYINANYTEAIRSVEGALTEARSAGYWGAGVCGTSFSLDFEITRAPRNYVAGEDTAALEVIEGKKPLPRQKPPYPVTVGLFGQPTAVNNVETIANVAPIVLNGATWYRSFGTAESPGTMIFSLNDDVNRPGIYELPFGTPLRYLIEECGGGVRGGKKLKAIMPAAPSSAYLPAEKIDTPLDPGSMREAGSSLGCGVVHLVPEDACMVEEVLKVSEFFTAESCGQCPACRMETNTLTALLKKVQQGQGGAAILDQFGKVIAFNKGKGFCNLIAMPGPPIESALRLFHADFDAHLATGRCPASA
- the ptsP gene encoding phosphoenolpyruvate--protein phosphotransferase, which encodes MAKRIRPASPAHPHLTILEDISTLISHSQDLQETLQNIVKIVAERMETEVCSIYILDQQRQRLTLRATMGLDPESVGKVSMAVGEGLTGLVIERMKPVMVVDALAHPRYKYFPETGEERFHSFLGVPLIENKLPLGVLVVQTSRRRQFSVDEIRLLRTISAQASSIIVQARLLESLRDKERERKDFQKRMEEAMRKLRSYEGRRRERAWRAGHRWRGRLTGVAASPGFGRGKAYVLRPRMELSAIKKQKSRNPEREMERFRSAVERAIEQINLVKQRMTSLISKEEGAIFDVYRLILEDPAIIQQIESLIRRRGYVAEYAVRCVFERYLESIARIEDDYLRERSADVKDAAQRLLENLTGATDHRPELPEDTILVAENLSPADLSLFERDRFRGILLATGGVTTHASILAKSFEIPCVVAVEGLMETVRDGDFVIVDGNSGVAYINPNPEVVREYERLERDYLALNRELSGLKDEPAETLDGHRVALYANIGLLSDIAFAHLHGAQGVGLYRTEIPFLAHRDFPSEEEQYSLYKKVVEGMAGKPVTIRTLDVGADKYPSYIRGVGPPEPNPFLGWRSIRISLDFVEVFKTQLRAILRAAALGRVRLLIPMISSLEEILKVKELLAEAKQELAAEGTPFDPQMEVGIMVEVPAAVQLVDRFLREVDFLSIGTNDLIQYMLAVDRSNRKVANLYEPLHPAVLAALMTTIEAGKRAGKRVAMCGEMAGDPLCALLLLGMGLEEFSMGSLYVPVIKKTIRSVTYQAAKAAAQIVLQMDTVGEIKRFLFEQMRELGMVELLEMYH